One genomic segment of Streptomyces sp. RKND-216 includes these proteins:
- a CDS encoding M55 family metallopeptidase produces the protein MKILISADMEGATGVTWPADVLPGTPQWERCRPMFTSDVNAAVTGFLEGGADEVLINEAHWTMRNLLLERLDDRAQMLTGRHKSLSMVEGVQHGDVDGIAFVGYHTGAGAEGVLAHTYLANSLTGVWVDGTRASEGLLNALVVAEYGVPVVLVTGDDRTCEDAKGYAPQARTVAVKDYVSRYAAVCRTPARTARDIHAAAREAAELAVRHEPVTAGPHEVALEFDAEHLAGAATVVPGVEQTGERRVAYTAPTMYEGIRCFKAVTTVVSSAVEKQYG, from the coding sequence ATGAAGATCTTGATCAGCGCGGACATGGAAGGCGCGACCGGCGTCACCTGGCCCGCGGACGTGCTTCCGGGCACCCCCCAGTGGGAGCGCTGCCGACCGATGTTCACCTCCGACGTGAACGCCGCGGTCACCGGATTCCTCGAAGGGGGCGCTGACGAGGTCCTCATCAACGAGGCCCACTGGACCATGCGCAACCTGCTGCTGGAACGACTCGACGACCGGGCCCAGATGCTCACCGGGCGCCACAAGTCCCTCAGCATGGTCGAGGGTGTGCAGCACGGCGACGTCGACGGCATCGCCTTCGTCGGCTACCACACCGGCGCCGGCGCCGAGGGCGTCCTCGCCCACACCTACCTCGCCAACTCGCTCACCGGCGTGTGGGTCGACGGCACCCGCGCGAGCGAGGGCCTGCTGAACGCCCTGGTCGTCGCCGAGTACGGCGTGCCCGTCGTCCTGGTCACCGGAGACGACCGCACCTGCGAGGACGCCAAGGGCTACGCGCCGCAGGCCCGTACGGTCGCCGTGAAGGACTACGTCTCCCGCTACGCCGCCGTCTGCCGCACGCCTGCCCGCACCGCCCGGGACATCCACGCGGCGGCGCGCGAGGCCGCGGAGCTGGCCGTGCGCCACGAGCCGGTCACCGCCGGGCCGCACGAGGTGGCGCTCGAGTTCGACGCCGAACACCTGGCCGGTGCCGCGACCGTCGTGCCCGGTGTCGAGCAGACCGGCGAACGGCGCGTCGCCTACACCGCGCCGACCATGTACGAGGGCATCCGCTGCTTCAAAGCGGTCACCACCGTCGTCTCGTCAGCAGTGGAGAAGCAGTATGGCTGA
- a CDS encoding heavy metal translocating P-type ATPase: MTTTTPTPRTAEVELAIGGMTCAACAARVEKKLNRMDGVQASVNYATEKARVSYTEDLAVADLIATVEATGYTAAPPPPRSPSAPEPGAPVEAEPDELRPLRLRLLTAVILAVPVVAMAMVPALQFTSWQWLSLTLAAPVVVYAGWPFHRAAWTNLRHGAATMDTLVSVGTGAAFLWSVWALFLGTAGMPGMTHPFEFTVSRTDGAGTIYLEAAAGVTAFLLAGRYFEARAKRRAGAALRALMELGAQEVTVLRDGREQRVPVAELAVGDRFTVRPGEKIATDGTVVEGSSAVDASLLTGESVPVEVAAGDPVTGATLNAGGRLVVEATRVGSETQLARMAKLVEDAQNGKAAAQRLADRISAVFVPAVILLALATLGVWLAVGGSVTAAFTAGVAVLIIACPCALGLATPTALMVGTGRGAQLGILIKGPEVLENTRRADTVVLDKTGTVTTGRMTLLAVRTAGGEDEEEVLRLAGALEHASEHPVARAVAAGAAARVGDLPSPVEFASIPGLGVRGVVDGRAVLVGRARLLRDRSVALPAELAAARDDAERAGRTVVAVAWDGRARALLEVADAVRDTSAEAVRRLRALGLTPVLLTGDNAAVAAAVAAEVGIDEVVSEVLPEDKVDVVERLQAEGRSVAMVGDGVNDAAALAQADLGLAMGTGTDAAMEAGDLTLVRGDLRVAADAIRLSRRTLATIKGNLFWAFAYNVAALPLAAAGMLSPMIAGAAMAFSSVFVVGNSLRLRRFRAG, translated from the coding sequence ATGACCACCACGACGCCCACGCCGCGCACCGCCGAGGTCGAACTCGCCATCGGCGGGATGACCTGCGCCGCGTGCGCCGCGCGTGTCGAGAAGAAGCTCAACCGCATGGACGGCGTGCAGGCGAGCGTGAACTACGCCACCGAGAAGGCGCGGGTCAGCTACACCGAGGACCTGGCCGTGGCCGACCTGATCGCCACCGTCGAGGCCACCGGCTACACCGCCGCTCCGCCTCCGCCGCGCTCCCCGTCCGCCCCGGAGCCGGGCGCACCGGTGGAGGCGGAGCCCGACGAGCTGCGTCCGCTGCGCCTGCGGCTGCTCACCGCCGTGATCCTCGCGGTGCCCGTCGTCGCGATGGCGATGGTGCCGGCCCTCCAGTTCACCTCCTGGCAGTGGCTTTCACTCACCCTTGCCGCGCCCGTGGTCGTCTACGCCGGATGGCCCTTCCACCGCGCCGCCTGGACGAACCTGCGGCACGGCGCGGCCACCATGGACACGCTGGTCTCGGTCGGTACGGGCGCGGCCTTCCTCTGGTCGGTGTGGGCACTGTTCCTGGGGACCGCCGGCATGCCGGGCATGACGCACCCCTTCGAGTTCACCGTCTCCCGCACGGACGGCGCCGGCACCATCTACCTCGAGGCCGCGGCGGGCGTCACCGCCTTCCTCCTCGCGGGCCGCTACTTCGAGGCCCGTGCCAAGCGACGGGCCGGAGCGGCGTTGCGCGCACTGATGGAGCTGGGCGCGCAGGAGGTCACCGTCCTGCGGGACGGCCGTGAACAGCGCGTGCCCGTCGCCGAACTGGCCGTCGGCGACCGTTTCACGGTGCGCCCCGGCGAGAAGATCGCCACCGACGGCACGGTGGTCGAGGGCTCCTCGGCCGTCGACGCCTCCCTGCTCACCGGCGAGTCGGTGCCGGTGGAGGTCGCCGCGGGCGACCCGGTGACCGGTGCGACCCTCAACGCGGGCGGGCGGCTGGTGGTCGAGGCCACCCGCGTCGGCTCCGAGACACAGCTCGCACGCATGGCGAAGCTGGTGGAGGACGCCCAGAACGGCAAGGCGGCCGCGCAGCGGCTCGCCGACCGCATCTCCGCCGTGTTCGTGCCCGCGGTGATCCTTCTCGCCCTCGCGACACTGGGCGTCTGGCTGGCCGTCGGCGGGTCGGTGACGGCGGCGTTCACCGCCGGGGTGGCGGTCCTCATCATCGCCTGCCCCTGCGCGCTGGGGCTGGCGACCCCGACCGCGCTGATGGTCGGCACCGGGCGCGGCGCACAACTCGGCATCCTCATCAAGGGGCCCGAGGTGCTGGAGAACACCCGCCGCGCGGACACGGTCGTGCTCGACAAGACCGGCACCGTGACCACCGGCCGGATGACGCTGCTGGCCGTGCGGACGGCCGGGGGCGAGGACGAGGAGGAGGTGCTGCGGCTGGCCGGCGCGCTGGAGCACGCCTCCGAACACCCCGTCGCCCGCGCCGTCGCGGCCGGCGCGGCCGCCCGGGTGGGCGACCTCCCGTCGCCTGTGGAGTTCGCCAGCATCCCCGGGCTCGGCGTGCGGGGCGTCGTGGACGGCCGTGCCGTGCTCGTCGGCCGCGCGCGGCTGCTCCGCGACCGGTCGGTGGCGCTGCCGGCCGAACTCGCCGCCGCCCGGGACGACGCCGAGAGGGCGGGCCGTACGGTCGTGGCGGTCGCCTGGGACGGCCGGGCGCGCGCGCTGCTCGAGGTGGCGGACGCGGTCCGGGACACCAGCGCCGAGGCCGTCCGCAGGCTCCGCGCCCTGGGGCTGACCCCGGTACTCCTCACTGGTGACAACGCGGCGGTCGCCGCGGCGGTCGCGGCCGAAGTGGGCATCGACGAGGTCGTTTCGGAGGTCCTGCCCGAGGACAAGGTCGACGTCGTCGAGCGGCTTCAGGCCGAGGGGCGTTCGGTGGCGATGGTCGGCGACGGGGTGAACGACGCGGCAGCGCTCGCGCAGGCCGACCTGGGGCTGGCCATGGGCACGGGGACGGACGCGGCCATGGAGGCGGGCGACCTCACCCTGGTACGCGGCGACCTCAGGGTGGCGGCGGACGCGATCCGCCTGTCCCGCCGCACCCTGGCGACCATCAAGGGCAACCTCTTCTGGGCGTTCGCCTACAACGTCGCCGCGCTTCCGCTGGCCGCGGCGGGCATGCTCAGCCCGATGATCGCCGGTGCGGCGATGGCCTTCTCGTCGGTCTTCGTCGTCGGCAACAGCCTGCGCCTGCGCCGCTTCCGGGCCGGCTGA
- a CDS encoding MFS transporter — translation MSGSTLGGVRRGGAPAGVEVTVEIPSFAAEAAPAAATTTATAATAAVTEPPATPADEASPPPGAPGSGASGTGQAPLGPARVRLVFTGLMAALLLAALEQTIVATALPEIVGDLHGLDRMAWAVTSYLLAATIGLPVYGKLGDLYGRKSVFLFAIVVFVVGSALAGWSRSMDELIAFRALQGLGAGGLMIGVQAIIADLVPARERGRYMGLIGASFGLASVAGPLLGGWFTDELSWRWCFWINVPFGLLTLLVTAFVLRLPPPPRRRRRLDVLGALLLTAFSTCLVLLTTWGGTTYDWDDPVVLALGAGSAASAVLFLVVERFAGEPLMPLHLFRDSVFNITGLVGAVVGVALFGAASYLPSFLQMVDGATATESGLLMLPMMGGIVCASVVCGQLVSRTGRYKAYPVLGCLVSAVGMWLLSLLDAGTARATYSVWMAVLGAGIGMVLPVLIVAVQNSVRPADLGTATSAGNYFRQIGGSVGAAVFGTLFTHRLADALAREVPEPPPGVRLPPPEAITPDAVHALPAALRDGYVLAYADAMPRIFLYLVPVLVLGFLFALLLKEKPLVTPELSVPEARTAAEAPARAANIADPLLHPAGVPVCGSVRHPDGSTVPRAALTLIDTTGRQIGRGATGEDGRYALSTPGAGAYVLIAAAGGHQPQAVSVAVGERAVELDLVLGGAGRLVGTVLTADGTPVRDAAVTLTDARGEVVAACRSDREGRYAIPDLVAGEYTLAVSSPAYRPVALPLTVQASRETCQDVELAGGAVLRGTVRAGGGRAVEDARVTLMDAAGNVVDTAVTGPDGVFRFVDLASGEYTVVAAGYPPVATVLRVAPGTRTDRDLQLCHGD, via the coding sequence ATGAGCGGGTCGACGCTGGGCGGCGTCCGTCGGGGCGGCGCGCCCGCCGGGGTCGAAGTCACCGTCGAGATCCCGTCGTTCGCCGCCGAAGCCGCTCCCGCCGCAGCCACCACCACGGCGACCGCCGCGACCGCCGCGGTCACGGAGCCGCCCGCAACGCCCGCCGACGAGGCGTCGCCTCCTCCCGGAGCACCCGGTTCCGGGGCATCCGGCACGGGGCAGGCGCCGCTCGGCCCCGCGCGCGTCCGCCTGGTGTTCACCGGCCTGATGGCGGCCCTGCTGCTCGCGGCGCTGGAGCAGACCATCGTCGCCACGGCGCTCCCCGAGATCGTCGGCGACCTGCACGGCCTGGACCGCATGGCCTGGGCCGTGACCTCCTACCTGCTCGCCGCCACCATCGGGCTCCCCGTCTACGGCAAACTCGGCGACCTCTACGGCCGCAAGAGCGTCTTCCTCTTCGCCATCGTCGTCTTCGTCGTCGGCTCGGCACTCGCCGGCTGGTCCCGCTCGATGGACGAACTCATCGCCTTCCGCGCTCTCCAGGGCCTCGGTGCGGGCGGGCTGATGATCGGCGTTCAGGCGATCATCGCCGACCTCGTCCCGGCCCGCGAACGCGGCCGGTACATGGGGTTGATCGGCGCCTCGTTCGGTCTCGCCTCGGTCGCGGGGCCGCTGCTCGGCGGCTGGTTCACCGACGAGCTGTCCTGGCGCTGGTGCTTCTGGATCAACGTCCCGTTCGGCCTACTGACCCTGCTGGTCACCGCGTTCGTCCTGCGCCTGCCCCCACCGCCGCGCCGCCGCCGTCGGCTCGACGTGCTCGGGGCGCTGCTGCTCACCGCCTTCTCCACATGCCTGGTGCTCCTCACGACCTGGGGCGGCACCACGTACGACTGGGACGACCCGGTCGTGCTCGCCCTCGGCGCCGGGTCGGCCGCCTCGGCCGTGCTCTTCCTGGTGGTCGAACGGTTCGCCGGTGAGCCGCTGATGCCGCTGCACCTCTTCCGCGACTCCGTCTTCAACATCACCGGTCTGGTCGGGGCCGTCGTCGGCGTCGCCCTCTTCGGCGCCGCGAGCTACCTGCCGAGCTTCCTCCAGATGGTCGATGGGGCGACCGCGACCGAGTCCGGTCTCCTGATGCTGCCGATGATGGGCGGCATCGTCTGCGCCTCCGTCGTCTGCGGCCAACTCGTCTCCCGCACCGGCCGGTACAAGGCGTACCCGGTGCTCGGCTGCCTGGTCTCCGCCGTCGGCATGTGGCTGCTCTCCCTCCTGGACGCCGGCACCGCCCGGGCGACGTACAGCGTCTGGATGGCCGTGCTCGGCGCGGGCATCGGCATGGTGCTGCCGGTGCTGATCGTCGCCGTGCAGAACTCCGTGCGGCCCGCCGACCTCGGCACCGCCACCAGCGCCGGGAACTACTTCCGGCAGATCGGCGGCAGCGTCGGCGCCGCCGTGTTCGGCACCCTGTTCACCCACCGGCTCGCCGACGCGCTGGCCCGCGAGGTTCCCGAACCGCCCCCCGGCGTGCGGCTGCCGCCGCCCGAGGCGATCACCCCCGACGCCGTGCACGCGCTGCCCGCCGCGCTCCGCGACGGCTACGTGCTGGCGTACGCCGACGCCATGCCGCGGATCTTCCTCTACCTCGTGCCGGTGCTGGTCCTCGGCTTCCTGTTCGCCCTGCTCCTCAAGGAGAAACCCCTGGTGACCCCCGAGCTCTCCGTCCCCGAAGCCCGCACCGCCGCCGAGGCGCCCGCCCGCGCCGCGAATATCGCCGACCCGCTTTTGCACCCCGCGGGGGTACCGGTGTGCGGCAGCGTGCGTCACCCCGACGGCAGCACCGTGCCGCGCGCCGCACTCACCCTCATCGACACCACCGGGCGGCAGATCGGGCGCGGCGCCACCGGCGAGGACGGCCGCTACGCGCTCAGCACGCCCGGCGCGGGGGCGTACGTGCTGATCGCCGCCGCCGGCGGGCATCAGCCGCAGGCCGTCAGCGTCGCGGTTGGCGAACGGGCCGTGGAACTCGACCTGGTCCTCGGCGGTGCCGGGCGGCTCGTCGGCACGGTGCTCACGGCCGACGGCACCCCGGTGCGGGACGCCGCGGTCACCCTCACCGACGCGCGCGGCGAGGTCGTCGCGGCCTGCCGCAGCGACCGCGAGGGCCGGTACGCGATCCCCGACCTCGTGGCGGGCGAGTACACCCTCGCGGTGAGCTCACCCGCGTACCGCCCGGTCGCGCTGCCGCTGACGGTCCAGGCGTCCCGCGAGACCTGTCAGGACGTGGAGCTGGCCGGCGGCGCCGTGCTGCGCGGGACGGTGCGCGCCGGAGGCGGCCGTGCCGTGGAGGACGCCCGGGTGACCCTGATGGACGCGGCCGGAAACGTCGTCGACACCGCGGTCACCGGCCCGGACGGCGTCTTCCGGTTCGTCGACCTCGCGTCGGGCGAGTACACGGTGGTCGCCGCCGGCTACCCGCCCGTCGCCACCGTCCTGCGGGTCGCCCCCGGCACCCGCACCGACCGCGACCTCCAGCTCTGCCACGGCGACTGA
- a CDS encoding SRPBCC family protein has protein sequence MAQVEAVTQREIAAKPDDVFDALADYSGTRQKLLSEHFSEYEVREGGDGEGTLVHWKLQATSKRVRDCLLDVTEPEDDELVETDRNSSMVTTWKVTPGGREGTAVVVVRTVWNGAGGIGGFFEKIFAPKGLGRIYDAMLANLAAATEK, from the coding sequence ATGGCGCAGGTCGAGGCCGTGACGCAGCGAGAGATCGCTGCGAAGCCGGACGACGTGTTCGACGCGCTCGCCGACTACAGCGGCACCCGGCAGAAGCTGCTGTCCGAGCACTTCAGCGAGTACGAGGTCCGGGAGGGCGGGGACGGCGAGGGCACGCTGGTCCACTGGAAGCTCCAGGCGACCAGCAAGCGGGTCCGCGACTGCCTGCTGGATGTGACCGAGCCGGAGGACGACGAGCTGGTCGAGACGGACCGCAACTCCTCCATGGTCACCACCTGGAAGGTCACCCCCGGCGGCCGTGAGGGCACCGCCGTCGTCGTGGTGCGCACCGTGTGGAACGGCGCGGGCGGCATCGGTGGCTTCTTCGAGAAGATCTTCGCCCCCAAGGGCCTCGGCCGGATCTACGACGCGATGCTCGCCAACCTCGCCGCCGCGACGGAGAAGTAG
- a CDS encoding Rv2578c family radical SAM protein, which translates to MRWESLNGDGPAGLFGTDVVTRTFDTPEFRGVTFHEVRARSIVNRVPGASRMPFEWTVNPYRGCTHACVYCFARKTHSYLDLDTGTGFDTQIVVKVNAPELLRRELGGRRWRGEHIAMGTNVDCYQRAEGRYRLMPGILTALRDYANPFSILTKGTLILRDLELLRSAAAVSDVGVSVSVGFTDEELWRTVEPGTPAPQRRLDVVRALSEHGIPCGVLMAPVIPFLGDSPAQLRTTVRAIAAAGATSVTPLTLHLRPGAREWFLQWLQAHHPQLVRHYEALYAAGAYAPKWYQRRITGQVHELAAEYGMGPSSPGVHRLPPEHAEEDPPAPGPEATQLTLL; encoded by the coding sequence ATGCGGTGGGAGAGCCTGAACGGGGACGGTCCGGCCGGCCTCTTCGGTACCGACGTCGTGACCAGGACGTTCGACACGCCCGAGTTCCGGGGGGTGACGTTCCACGAGGTGCGGGCGCGCTCGATCGTCAACCGGGTGCCCGGGGCGTCCCGGATGCCGTTCGAATGGACGGTGAACCCCTACCGCGGCTGCACGCACGCGTGCGTGTACTGCTTCGCCCGCAAGACGCACAGCTACCTCGACCTGGACACCGGGACCGGCTTCGACACCCAGATCGTCGTCAAGGTCAACGCCCCGGAGCTGCTGCGCCGCGAGCTGGGCGGACGCCGCTGGCGCGGCGAGCACATCGCGATGGGCACGAACGTCGACTGCTACCAGCGCGCCGAGGGCCGCTACCGGCTGATGCCGGGCATCCTCACCGCCCTGCGCGACTACGCGAACCCGTTCTCGATCCTCACCAAGGGCACGCTGATCCTGCGCGACCTGGAGCTCCTGCGGTCCGCCGCGGCCGTCTCCGACGTCGGCGTCTCGGTCTCCGTCGGCTTCACCGACGAGGAGCTGTGGCGCACCGTCGAACCCGGCACGCCCGCGCCCCAGCGCCGACTGGACGTGGTGCGCGCCCTGAGCGAGCACGGCATCCCCTGCGGCGTGCTGATGGCGCCGGTGATCCCGTTCCTGGGCGACTCCCCGGCACAGCTGCGCACCACCGTGCGGGCGATCGCCGCAGCCGGCGCCACGTCCGTCACGCCCCTCACGCTGCACCTGCGGCCGGGCGCCCGCGAGTGGTTCCTGCAGTGGCTGCAAGCCCACCACCCGCAGCTGGTGCGGCACTACGAGGCGCTGTACGCGGCGGGCGCCTACGCGCCGAAGTGGTACCAGCGCCGGATCACCGGACAGGTGCACGAACTGGCCGCGGAGTACGGGATGGGCCCCTCCTCCCCCGGCGTGCACCGGCTGCCGCCGGAGCACGCCGAGGAGGACCCGCCGGCGCCGGGCCCGGAGGCCACCCAGCTCACGCTGCTGTGA
- a CDS encoding glycine C-acetyltransferase, which translates to MFGTMRDDLRRTLDEIREAGLYKSERVIASPQSSGIRVGDAQVVNFCSNNYLDLADHPDVIAAAKQALDDWGFGMASVRFICGTQEPHTVLERRISQFLGTEDTILYSSCFDANGGVFETLLTAEDAVISDELNHASIIDGIRLSKAVRHRYRNRDMADLERCLKESANARHRLIVTDGVFSMDGYVAPLDEICDLAERYDALVMVDDSHAVGFMGDGGRGTPELFGVADRVDIVTGTLGKALGGASGGYVAARAEIVELLRQRSRPYLFSNSLAPSIVGASLRILDLLETSGDRRRTLRENTALFRSEMTAAGFDILPGDHPITPVMVGDAALAAEMAAALLEKGIYVIAFSYPVVPQGKARIRVQLSAAHSTEDVRRAVRAFTEVRDAAEASG; encoded by the coding sequence GTGTTCGGAACCATGCGTGACGACCTGCGCAGGACGCTCGACGAGATCCGCGAAGCGGGCCTGTACAAGTCGGAGCGGGTGATCGCGAGCCCGCAGTCGTCCGGCATCCGCGTCGGCGACGCGCAGGTCGTCAACTTCTGCTCCAACAACTACCTCGACCTCGCCGACCATCCGGACGTCATCGCCGCCGCCAAGCAGGCGCTGGACGACTGGGGCTTCGGCATGGCGTCCGTCCGGTTCATCTGCGGCACACAGGAGCCGCACACGGTGCTCGAGCGCCGCATCTCGCAGTTCCTGGGGACCGAGGACACCATCCTCTACAGCTCCTGCTTCGACGCCAACGGCGGCGTGTTCGAGACCCTGCTGACCGCCGAGGACGCGGTCATCTCCGACGAGCTCAACCACGCGAGCATCATCGACGGCATCCGGCTGTCCAAGGCCGTCCGCCACCGGTACCGGAACCGGGACATGGCGGACCTGGAGCGCTGCCTGAAGGAGTCGGCGAACGCCCGGCACCGCCTCATCGTCACCGACGGCGTGTTCTCCATGGACGGATATGTCGCGCCGCTGGACGAGATCTGCGACCTCGCCGAGCGCTACGACGCCCTGGTCATGGTCGACGACTCGCACGCAGTGGGCTTCATGGGCGACGGCGGCCGCGGCACGCCCGAGCTCTTCGGTGTCGCCGACCGGGTCGACATCGTCACCGGAACGCTCGGCAAGGCACTCGGCGGCGCCAGCGGCGGCTACGTCGCCGCGCGCGCCGAGATCGTGGAGCTGCTCCGGCAGCGTTCCCGTCCGTACCTGTTCTCCAACTCCCTCGCGCCGTCCATTGTCGGGGCCTCGCTGCGCATCCTGGACCTGCTCGAGACCTCGGGTGACCGCCGTCGCACGCTGCGGGAGAACACCGCGCTGTTCCGCTCCGAGATGACCGCGGCCGGTTTCGACATCCTGCCGGGCGACCACCCCATCACCCCGGTGATGGTCGGCGACGCCGCGCTCGCCGCCGAGATGGCCGCCGCGCTGCTGGAGAAGGGGATCTACGTGATCGCGTTCTCCTACCCGGTGGTGCCGCAGGGCAAGGCACGCATCCGGGTCCAGCTCTCCGCCGCGCACTCCACCGAGGACGTGCGGCGCGCCGTCCGCGCCTTCACCGAGGTCCGCGACGCCGCGGAGGCGTCCGGGTAG
- the tdh gene encoding L-threonine 3-dehydrogenase, giving the protein MRALVKTAAAPGLELTDVPTPEAGDGQVLIKVLRTGICGTDLHIDGWDAWAARSVEPPRVLGHEFVGEVAALGAGVTGVQVGDLVSGEGHLVCGTCRNCMAGRRHLCIRTIGLGVHTDGAFAEYVVLPEENVWVHRHEVDLDIAAIFDPFGNAVHTALAFPVLGEDVLITGAGPIGIMAAAVARHAGARSVVITDVSEYRLQLARKIGATLALDVSTASIKDVMPELSMTEGFDIGLEMSGRTEALRDMIAAMRPGGRIAVLGLPTGSGDVPVDMATIVQRMLTLRGIYGREMYETWYSMSVLLQGGLDIGPVVTHRFGYEEHADAFAAARSGQCGKVVIDWTQPLTGQSAGR; this is encoded by the coding sequence ATGAGGGCATTGGTGAAGACGGCCGCCGCACCCGGCCTGGAACTGACCGACGTGCCGACCCCGGAGGCGGGGGACGGCCAGGTGCTGATCAAGGTGCTGCGCACCGGTATCTGCGGCACCGACCTGCACATCGACGGCTGGGACGCGTGGGCGGCCCGCTCCGTCGAGCCGCCCCGCGTCCTGGGCCACGAGTTCGTCGGCGAGGTCGCCGCGCTCGGCGCGGGCGTGACCGGCGTGCAGGTGGGAGACCTGGTCAGCGGAGAGGGCCACCTGGTGTGCGGCACCTGCCGCAACTGCATGGCCGGCCGCCGCCACCTGTGCATCCGCACCATCGGCCTCGGCGTGCACACGGACGGCGCGTTCGCCGAATACGTGGTGCTGCCGGAGGAGAACGTCTGGGTGCACCGGCACGAGGTCGACCTCGACATCGCCGCGATCTTCGACCCGTTCGGCAACGCCGTGCACACCGCCCTCGCCTTTCCCGTGCTCGGCGAGGACGTGCTCATCACCGGCGCCGGCCCGATCGGCATCATGGCCGCCGCCGTCGCCCGGCACGCCGGTGCCCGCAGTGTCGTCATCACCGACGTCAGCGAGTACCGCCTCCAGCTCGCGCGCAAGATCGGCGCGACGCTCGCCCTCGACGTGAGCACCGCCTCGATCAAGGACGTCATGCCCGAACTGTCCATGACCGAGGGCTTCGACATCGGCCTGGAGATGTCCGGCCGCACCGAGGCGCTGCGTGACATGATCGCCGCGATGCGGCCCGGCGGCCGGATCGCGGTGCTGGGCCTGCCCACCGGCAGCGGCGACGTACCGGTCGACATGGCCACCATCGTGCAGCGCATGCTCACCCTGCGCGGCATCTACGGCCGCGAGATGTACGAGACCTGGTACTCCATGTCCGTCCTGCTCCAGGGCGGTCTCGACATCGGCCCGGTCGTCACCCACCGGTTCGGCTACGAGGAGCACGCGGACGCGTTCGCCGCCGCCCGTTCCGGCCAGTGCGGCAAGGTCGTCATCGACTGGACCCAGCCCCTCACGGGGCAGTCCGCCGGCCGCTGA
- a CDS encoding LysR family transcriptional regulator, producing the protein MTIDPRRLRVLRALADHGTVTAAAQALYLSPSAVSQQLAALETEAGQPLLERHGRNVRLTAPGAVLAAHATTIAAQLERAEADLAACAAGLAGEVVLAAYPTAITEIVAPAVAVLRRRTPQVAFQVKDAEGHASLRLLSDGDADVAVAVEHRETLSDGAAFGDSRLLREPLYAEPFDVVLPPGHRLLGADRVPLTELADDPWITPWPGNPVHDVVLHACVQAGFRPRVDSLSDDFRAVSALVANGAGVALVPRTALRGIELGGAVIRPLEGDRPTRRVFAAVRRGSRTHPLVELALAALHEESLDLVRRTGP; encoded by the coding sequence GTGACCATCGATCCGCGCAGGTTGCGGGTGCTCCGGGCACTGGCCGACCACGGTACGGTCACCGCCGCCGCGCAGGCCCTGTACCTCTCCCCCTCCGCCGTCTCCCAGCAGCTCGCCGCGCTGGAGACGGAGGCGGGCCAGCCACTGCTGGAGCGGCACGGCCGGAACGTGCGGTTGACCGCGCCCGGCGCCGTGCTCGCCGCGCACGCCACCACTATCGCCGCACAGCTGGAGCGGGCCGAGGCGGACCTGGCCGCCTGCGCAGCAGGGCTGGCCGGCGAGGTGGTGCTCGCGGCCTACCCGACCGCGATCACCGAGATCGTCGCCCCCGCGGTCGCCGTGCTCCGGCGGCGGACGCCACAGGTCGCGTTCCAGGTCAAGGACGCCGAGGGCCATGCGAGCCTTCGCCTGCTGAGCGACGGCGACGCGGACGTCGCGGTCGCGGTGGAACACCGGGAGACGCTCAGCGACGGCGCCGCCTTTGGGGACAGCAGGCTGCTGCGCGAACCCCTGTACGCCGAACCGTTCGACGTCGTGCTGCCGCCGGGGCACCGCCTCCTCGGCGCGGACCGGGTGCCGCTCACCGAGCTGGCCGACGACCCCTGGATCACCCCCTGGCCCGGCAACCCGGTGCACGACGTGGTGCTGCACGCCTGCGTGCAGGCCGGTTTCCGGCCACGTGTCGACTCGCTGTCCGACGACTTCCGCGCGGTGAGCGCGCTCGTCGCCAACGGGGCGGGGGTCGCGTTGGTGCCCCGTACGGCGCTGCGCGGCATCGAACTGGGCGGTGCGGTGATCCGGCCCCTGGAGGGCGACCGGCCCACGCGGCGGGTGTTCGCCGCGGTGCGGCGCGGCAGCCGCACCCACCCACTGGTCGAGCTGGCGCTGGCGGCGCTGCACGAGGAGTCCCTCGACCTGGTGCGGCGGACCGGCCCGTAA
- a CDS encoding RidA family protein, which translates to MAELTHIAAPEGVAPASGYDHVVWGAGRFVAVSGQIALDAHGALVGAGDPAAQARQVFENLRRCLAAAGATFDDVVKLTYFVTDIAHLPAVREARDEALGAGRRLPASSAVQVAALVRPDLLLEIEAFAIV; encoded by the coding sequence ATGGCCGAACTCACGCACATCGCCGCGCCCGAGGGCGTCGCCCCCGCTTCCGGCTACGACCACGTGGTGTGGGGCGCCGGGCGGTTCGTCGCCGTCTCCGGGCAGATCGCGCTCGACGCGCACGGCGCGCTCGTCGGCGCGGGCGACCCCGCCGCGCAGGCGCGGCAGGTGTTCGAGAACCTGCGCCGCTGTCTGGCGGCTGCGGGGGCGACCTTCGACGACGTGGTGAAGCTCACGTATTTCGTGACCGACATCGCGCATCTGCCGGCCGTCCGGGAGGCGCGGGACGAGGCGCTGGGCGCCGGCCGGCGCCTGCCGGCGAGCTCGGCGGTCCAGGTGGCCGCGCTGGTCCGACCCGACCTGCTGCTGGAGATCGAGGCGTTCGCGATCGTCTGA